A genomic stretch from Cygnus atratus isolate AKBS03 ecotype Queensland, Australia chromosome 27, CAtr_DNAZoo_HiC_assembly, whole genome shotgun sequence includes:
- the LOC126913584 gene encoding proline-rich protein 36-like, whose product MAGTAAGSRSSRGCGPAGEPSARELSPAPFFLTERFPRRLPPVPQMPNSPFVVPAEPPTVAAWLLPSFPAAMAVPLQPPQVPTLPYALPQATVWHVVPGVQGQVLQLPAVVQLPPGGHLPPEGHHLQLVQLPAVGHNLQLVQLPHTAPPCAPVCQWGQPTVTGTLVPHHALGLGPRAVLHGEPLHPAGTCLLQAPAHPGPPPPLVPGPRLRGQALPTPRTVTSSQGQLPEPCDRAVGLSKDQGPPLPHPTPPEPFLAPSTCSTQTATPHAATAPEVPEEPPQLPELGPDAFAEAFPELAGDSQQLQHAQDQLLADLDIPGMEELLSWLEALPDLSEDIEEPSTQGLEATGALGEVPSTPGVYPEKVGGGLSVQSPVVPAASPPLSSAARPLPSARSRPLPNPPLSPPKRSPDTQVLSSLSRPLPKPPQSSLKNHPNSKVLSDQRRPLPKCPLGPLKSPLAAPASTGTKRGAKRPAPTSTPGTAESSQHKRPATEKPPGKERKMLLGQGVEGPKTPCQGRRARDAGMSKAPGRRGSSRQEGSGRQQPATDNSRARSKRARSPGAAGGQGAASPPPRRARLLPETPSGEPRAVRPQDRLCPQAVRAKMLQRQHLGTKTPSETLQPLGARAKALGPVRQLPCAQPQPTSGGPSSMPRAPPTVPGSSAAPAAPQSPAGGKEKVVPAPPGSTASTGDAALEQAPRAPCLPAAGGQAQRGALPTQPRTLQPPARPRVDYVPCVGPWARSHAAPTPLEEQEASVPITPQQRPERERLKKLAQEERQRAAQQTKIGPVQFFAQRQKDRAIAKYYGYP is encoded by the exons ATGGCAGGTACAGCAGCGGGCTCCCGCTcctcccggggctgcggccCTGCCGGCGAGCCCAGCGCCCGAGAGCTCAGCCCAGCGCCCTTTTTCCTCACAGAGAGATTCCCCAGACGGCTGCCGCCGGTGCCGCAGATGCCCAACTCCCCCTTCGTTGTCCCAGCTGAGCCGCCAACGgtggctgcctggctgctgccctccttccccGCAGCGATGGCGGtgcccttgcagcccccccaggtACCCACCCTCCCCTACGCGCTGCCCCAGGCCACCGTCTGGCACGTGGTGCCGGGGGTCcaggggcaggtgctgcagctcccagccgtGGTGCAGCTGCCGCCTGGGGGGCACCTCCCACCCGAGGGGCACCacctgcagctggtgcagctcCCCGCCGTGGGGCATAacctgcagctggtgcagctcCCCCACACCGCTCCTCCCTGTGCCCCTGTCTGCCAGTGGGGACAGCCCACGGTGACGGGGACACTGGTGCCCCACCAtgcgctggggctggggcccaGGGCCGTGCTCCACGGGGAGCCCCTGCACCCCGCAGGCACCTGCCTGTTGCAGGCCCCCGCCCACCCCGGCCCCCCGCCACCCCTCGTCCCGGGGCCTCGGCTCCGGGGGCAGGCGCTCCCCACGCCCCGCACCGTGACCAGCAGCCAGGGGCAGCTGCCGGAGCCCTGCGACCGCGCCGTGGGGCTCAGCAAGGACCAGGGGCCCCCGCTGCCTCACCCCACTCCCCCCGAGCCTTTCCTGGCTCCATCAACCTGCAGCACCCAGACGGCGACGCCCCATG CGGCGACAGCCCCGGAGGTGCCTgaggagcccccgcagctgCCCGAGCTGGGCCCTGATGCCTTCGCCGAGGCCTTtccagagctggcaggggacagccagcagctgcagcacgcGCAGGACCAGCTCCTGGCCGACCTGGACATCCCCGGCAtggaggagctgctcagctggctcGAGGCC ctgcccgACCTCTCCGAGGACATCGAGGAGCCGAGCACGCAGGGACTGGAAGCCACAGGAGCCCTCGGTGAGGTACCCTCAACCCCTGGGGTGTACCCCGAGAAGGTTGGGGGCGGGCTGTCGGTGCAGTCCCCTGTTGTGCCGGCAGCGAGCCCccccctcagctctgcagcccgTCCCCTGCCCAGTGCCCGTAGTAGACCCCTACCCAATCCACCCCTGAGTCCCCCCAAGAGGTCCCCTGACACCCAAGTCCTCAGTTCCCTTAGTAGACCCCTGCCCAAACCCCCCCAGAGTTCCCTCAAGAACCACCCCAACTCCAAGGTCCTCAGTGACCAGAGGAGACCCCTGCCCAAATGCCCCCTGGGTCCCCTCAAGAGCCCCCTGGCTGCCCCTGCGTCCACCGGCACCAAGCGGGGGGCCAAGCGCCCCGCGCCCACCAGCACCCCCGGGACAGCGGagagctcccagcacaagaggcCAGCAACAGAGAAACCCCCCGGCAAGGAGAGGAAGATGCTGCTGGGCCAGGGTGTCGAAGGCCCCAAGACGCCTTGCCAGGGACGCCGTGCCAGGGACGCCGGCATGTCCAAGGCCCCAGGACgccgtggcagcagcaggcaagaGGGCAgcggcaggcagcagccagcgaCCGACAACTCCCGGGCGCGCAGCAAGAGAGCCCGaagcccgggggctgctggggggcaagGAGCAGCGTCGCCGCCTCCCCGCAGAGCACGGCTGCTGCCGGAGACTCCGAGCGGGGAGCCCCGTGCCGTGCGGCCCCAGGACAGGCTCTGTCCCCAAGCCGTCAGGGCCAAGATGCTGCAGCGCCAGCACCTGGGGACAAAGACCCCCAGCGAGACTTTGCAGCCGCTGGGGGCCAGGGCGAAGGCGCTGGGGCCAGTGCGCCAGCTGCCCTGTGCGCAGCCGCAGCCCACCTCCGGCGGccccagcagcatgcccaggGCCCCGCCGACAGTGCCAGGCTCCAGCGCTgcgcccgctgccccccagTCCCCAGCTGGCGGCAAAGAAAAGGTGGTGCCGGCACCACCAGGCAGCACGGCGTCAACAGGGGACGCTGCCCTAGAGCAGGCGCCCAGAGCGCCGTGCCTGCCGGCCGCGGGGGGCCAAGCGCAgcggggggctctgcccacACAGCCAcgcacgctgcagcccccggcacggccccgcgtGGACTACGTGCCCTGCGTGGGGCCCTGGGCGCGCAGCCACGCGGCGCCCACGccgctggaggagcaggaggcgtCGGTGCCCATCACGCCGCAGCAGCGTCCTGAGCGGGAGCGCCTGAAGAAGCTGGCCCAGGAGGAGCGGCAGCGGGCGGCCCAGCAGACGAAGATCGGCCCTGTGCAATTCTTCGCGCAGCGGCAGAAAGACAGGGCCATAGCCAAGTATTACGGCTACCCGTGA